The following is a genomic window from Fundidesulfovibrio putealis DSM 16056.
TTTGGCCGCTTGGGCGAGCGGGTGGCGAAGATGCCGTGCAGGGCGTCGCCCAGATAGGGCTTCACCATGAGGTTGAACCCCTTGATCTCATGCAGGTGGTACACCAGCAGGATATGGGAGAATCCGTCCAGGTCCGCAAGGCCCTGCCGGAAAGGCTCGAACACGTCGATGGTCCCAGGCACGCCCACGGCTCCCACAGGCTGGATGGGCATGCCTTTGACGGTGGCGTGCGGAGTGCGGATGACGCCTATGGGTGAGTAGGTGATGCTCATGTCAGCAGGCCTTCAGTACCCGGCAGACGAGAATGTGCAGCACGGCGGCCCCGGCCACCAGCCACAAGGCCCAGGGATGCTGGATGGACATGGGCAGGCCGATTCCTGCGGCGGACAAAGGCAGCGCTTGCCCGAAGAAGGCCCCCATGCCCATGCGCCTGCGCAATGCGGGGGCATCCTGTTCGGGGGCGGGGACTGCACCTCCCAGGAATACCTCCACGACGAAAAGGAGCGTGAAGCAGATTGCAAGAATGAGGACAAGTTCCATGAGTGATACGCCTTGCGTGAAACTGGATTATTGATCGAGCGTATGCAGTACACTCAACCCGCCATCCTGACCACTTGCTCACGCTTTGCTGAACAATCGTGACAATGAGACAAGGAACTTATCTCGTGCTATCAGGAAGATACGAGGTGTTCTTTCATGATTCGCGATAATCTGGTTGCATTCCTGAATTCGCTCGGTTCGGACGATCTACGCTTCGTTATGGACAAGGTCAGCGAGAAGCGCTCCCCGGCCGGACTTTCCCCTGAGCAGCCGGGCGGTCCGGTCCGAGGCCCTGGGACGAAAGCGCCGTGCCCTGCCAAATCCTTCGAGGTGCCTTCGGACGTCAAACACCTGGATCACGCCCAGCTTGAAGTTCTGACGGACTCGTT
Proteins encoded in this region:
- the tsaA gene encoding tRNA (N6-threonylcarbamoyladenosine(37)-N6)-methyltransferase TrmO, whose translation is MSITYSPIGVIRTPHATVKGMPIQPVGAVGVPGTIDVFEPFRQGLADLDGFSHILLVYHLHEIKGFNLMVKPYLGDALHGIFATRSPKRPNPIGLSVLRLMGHDGEKVFVENVDMLDNTPVLDIKPYVPAFDSWDADRIGWFEGVVQNARKHEADERFHKAG